One genomic region from Anopheles bellator chromosome 2, idAnoBellAS_SP24_06.2, whole genome shotgun sequence encodes:
- the LOC131207173 gene encoding sodium/hydrogen exchanger 9B2, translated as MHAARTPPRIYITSVEEGSVDGPSTNDGQPSTEIDERDGRSRPIPSIDLAMALAGKHSQSARDGAGTIPLTDGVLRTTNHGGMAVTPSTTPSKYIWWGYGPDLAFQERCQCHATLQISVPLLHRRCPTVQRSWPVTSQPVALLVVFGFLWAIAWSILPAGLSDPTGGLMRLAFLFVGAQTCGELVAMAGLPDMLGMLGWGVLYANVGWADFRGYERLEVFLREMALVNIMLLAGLGLDYAALRSLFRFILLLTVVPSGAEVAATAVLSHYLLELPWLWGILLGLVVTAISPNVVVTVLLRLREERLGLGKGIHTLIIAVTSCNDVLAIFLFGVILGLIFVPGNLTGQIAQGPIGIVIGLGYGSACGLVLPHLPSYHARYSAGLRFTMTVLAGTLSVVGSKAIGYPTAGALGCIVTAFVAGTGWRKRPGAGAEAVSVYLDLLWKFLKPVSFSLIGKEVNFSALAGETVLYGMVTLVVAVLARLAFSYCSTLGSELNGKERAYVTLSGFPKATVQAALGPAALDLARALDAPAEEYADRAQTVLIVTVLAIIFTAPLGALLMVKLAPRWLKRSADDDRYQ; from the exons ATGCATGCTGCCCGGACGCCACCGAGAA TTTACATAACATCCGTCGAGGAAGGTTCCGTAGACGGACCGTCGACCAACGACGGGCAGCCGTCGACTGAAATAGACGAACGCGACGGACGGTCGCGACCGATcccgtcgatcgatttggCCATGGCGTTGGCCGGAAAGCATTCACAGTCCGCCCGGGACGGCGCCGGGACTATCCCGCTCACCGACGGCGTGCTCCGGACGACTAACCACGGTGGAATGGCGGTCACTCCGTCAACGACACCCAGCAAGTATATCTGGTGGGGCTATGGGCCCG ATTTAGCATTTCAGGAACGGTGTCAGTGCCACGCAACTCTACAAATCTCGGTGCCGCTTCTCCATCGCAGATGCCCCACGGTTCAGCGAAGCTGGCCGGTCACCTCGCAGCCAGTGGCCCTGTTGGTCGTTTTCGGATTCCTGTGGGCCATCGCATGGTCCATCCTGCCGGCTGGCCTCTCCGATCCCACCGGTGGCCTCATGCGGCTCGCCTTCCTGTTCGTGGGCGCCCAAACGTGCGGTGAGCTCGTCGCGATGGCCGGACTCCCGGACATGCTCGGCATGCTGGGCTGGGGCGTCCTGTACGCCAACGTGGGCTGGGCGGACTTCCGTGGCTACGAGCGGCTCGAGGTGTTCCTGCGCGAGATGGCGCTCGtcaacattatgctgctggccggtctCGGCCTCGACTACGCCGCCCTGCGGTCCCTCTTCCGCTTCATCCTGCTGCTAACGGTGGTACCGAGCGGGGCCGAGGTTGCCGCCACGGCCGTACTCTCACACTACCTCCTCGAGCTACCCTGGCTCTGGGGCATCCTTCTGGG GCTGGTGGTGACGGCCATCTCGCCGAACGTCGTCgtgacggtgctgctgcggctgagGGAGGAGCGGCTCGGTCTGGGCAAAGGCATCCACACATTAATCATCGCCGTGACAAGCTGTAATGATGTGCTGGCAATTTTCCTGTTCGGTGTCATCCTGGGCCTGATCTTCGTCCCCG GCAACCTCACCGGGCAGATCGCGCAGGGTCCGATCGGTATCGTGATTGGGCTCGGTTATGGGTCCGCGTGCGGTCTCGTCCTTCCGCACCTGCCATCGTACCACGCG AGGTACAGCGCCGGGCTGCGGTTCACGATGACGGTCCTGGCCGGCACGCTGTCCGTCGTTGGCAGCAAGGCGATCGGCTACCCGACGGCCGGAGCCCTCGGGTGCATCGTGACTGCGTtcgtggccggcaccggctggcgcaagcggcccggggccggtgctGAAGCGGTGAGCGTGTACCTCGATCTCCTGTGGAAGTTTCTGAAGCCCGTGTCCTTCTCGCTGATCGGCAAGGAAGTCAACTTCTCCGCCTTGGCCGGCGAAACGGTCCTGTACGGGatggtaacgctcgtcgtcgccgtgctg GCTCGACTGGCGTTCTCGTACTGCTCCACGCTCGGGAGTGAGCTGAACGGGAAGGAACGGGCGTACGTTACGCTGTCCGGCTTCCCGAAGGCCACCGTCCAGGCGGCCCTCGGTCCGGCGGCACTCGATCTTGCCCGGGCACTCGACGCACCGGCGGAGGAGTACGCAGACAGGGCGCAGACCGTGCTGATTGTGACGGTTTTGGCCATCATCTTCACGGCCCCGCTCGGtgcgctgctgatggtgaagCTGGCACCCCGGTGGCTGAAACGATCGGCGGACGACGATCGGTACCAGTGA